A single window of Prochlorococcus marinus XMU1410 DNA harbors:
- the hemF gene encoding oxygen-dependent coproporphyrinogen oxidase, with translation MLKEPPKNSREKTKNLLLTLQDKICSGLENVDGKGKFTEESWLRDEGGGGRSRVLKNGSIFEQAGVNFSEVQGKELPQSIISQRPEAKGHEWFATGTSMVLHPKNPYIPTVHLNYRYFEAGPVWWFGGGADLTPFYPYLSDVRNFHNEHKKACEKVDQDLHKVFKPWCDEYFFLKHRNESRGIGGIFYDYQDGSGNIYRGNNQNGEASKASQNIGSSNLNWDDLFSLAENCGQAFLPSYLPIVEKRDSQTYSSKEREFQLYRRGRYVEFNLVWDRGTIFGLQTNGRTESILMSLPPLARWEYGYKAKNGSREEFLTSIFTKPQDWLNDKELEKFCIENNIFD, from the coding sequence ATGTTGAAAGAACCTCCTAAAAACTCGAGAGAAAAAACTAAAAATCTCTTATTAACTCTACAAGACAAAATTTGTTCGGGACTTGAAAATGTAGATGGCAAAGGAAAATTTACAGAAGAATCCTGGCTAAGAGACGAAGGTGGCGGTGGAAGATCAAGAGTCTTGAAAAATGGTTCTATTTTTGAGCAAGCAGGTGTAAATTTCTCGGAAGTACAAGGAAAAGAATTACCTCAATCTATAATCTCTCAAAGGCCCGAAGCGAAAGGTCATGAATGGTTTGCTACGGGAACTTCTATGGTTTTGCATCCTAAGAATCCCTATATTCCTACAGTTCATCTGAATTATCGTTATTTCGAAGCTGGTCCTGTTTGGTGGTTTGGGGGAGGTGCAGACTTAACCCCTTTTTATCCTTATCTTTCTGATGTAAGGAATTTTCATAATGAGCATAAAAAAGCTTGTGAGAAAGTTGATCAAGATTTACATAAAGTTTTCAAACCATGGTGTGATGAATATTTCTTCTTGAAGCATAGAAATGAATCTAGAGGAATAGGAGGTATTTTTTATGATTATCAAGATGGTTCAGGCAATATTTATAGAGGAAATAATCAAAATGGAGAAGCATCAAAAGCTTCACAAAATATTGGCAGTTCTAATTTAAATTGGGATGATTTATTTTCTTTAGCGGAAAACTGTGGGCAGGCATTCCTCCCTTCATATTTGCCCATTGTTGAAAAAAGAGATTCTCAAACATATTCATCGAAGGAAAGAGAATTCCAGCTATATCGAAGAGGTAGATATGTCGAATTCAATTTAGTTTGGGATAGAGGGACGATTTTTGGACTACAAACAAATGGTAGAACCGAATCTATATTAATGTCCTTACCGCCTTTGGCCAGATGGGAATATGGATATAAAGCTAAAAATGGTTCTCGAGAGGAATTTCTCACATCAATTTTTACAAAACCCCAAGATTGGTTAAATGATAAAGAGTTAGAAAAATTCTGTATAGAAAATAATATTTTTGATTAA
- a CDS encoding bifunctional pantoate--beta-alanine ligase/(d)CMP kinase: MKKVIIRKTEEIENWRRNINSEINFIPTMGNLHDGHIKLISTAKNDNSNVNLVSIFINPLQFDNKLDLENYPKTIDNDIKISFTNGADAIFIPSNEDIYPPNNKNIKFLKAPKELSSALCGLNRIGHFDGVCTVVYRLLNLIKPKNLYLGEKDWQQLLILKNLVLRMKLNVAIKSIPTQRDFDGIPLSSRNVHLSKNERKLIRFFSSELLEAKKKFQQDKKINLNQIIKKLSAKKISVEYLEHLHPHTLQKARLEDNISLLAGAIRCGETRLIDHVFLMKRKPIIAIDGPAGSGKSTVTKLIAKKLKLLYLDTGAMYRALSWLMIKESINYKKEKNLQNILKGISIVFKSNTNSHQDVYVNNYCVTEEIRSQKISSIVSKISSIKEVREFLVEEQRKIGESGGLVAEGRDIGTTVFPHAELKIFLTASIDERAKRRKSDKNSKDSQEIDLHTLKELIKKRDFEDSNREISPLIKANDAIEIITDGYTINEVVDKVIDLYNDKIPKETEIK, translated from the coding sequence GTGAAGAAAGTAATCATAAGGAAAACTGAAGAAATAGAAAATTGGAGGAGAAATATAAATAGTGAAATTAACTTCATTCCAACAATGGGTAATCTTCATGATGGTCATATTAAACTTATATCAACAGCAAAAAATGACAATTCTAATGTTAATTTAGTAAGTATTTTTATTAATCCACTTCAATTTGATAACAAGTTAGATTTAGAGAATTACCCTAAAACAATTGACAATGATATAAAAATTTCGTTTACAAATGGCGCAGATGCTATCTTCATCCCAAGTAATGAAGATATATATCCACCGAATAATAAAAATATTAAATTCCTAAAAGCTCCAAAAGAATTATCTTCTGCATTATGTGGATTAAATCGAATTGGACATTTTGATGGCGTTTGTACAGTAGTTTATAGATTACTTAATCTCATCAAGCCAAAAAATCTTTACTTAGGAGAAAAAGATTGGCAACAACTTTTAATTTTAAAAAATCTTGTCCTTAGAATGAAATTAAACGTTGCTATTAAATCCATTCCTACACAAAGAGATTTTGATGGAATTCCTTTAAGTTCACGAAATGTACATTTATCAAAAAACGAAAGAAAATTGATTAGGTTTTTTTCAAGTGAGTTATTAGAAGCAAAAAAAAAATTTCAACAAGATAAAAAGATCAATTTAAACCAAATAATTAAGAAGCTATCAGCAAAAAAAATTTCAGTTGAATATTTAGAACATTTACACCCTCATACACTCCAAAAAGCGAGACTTGAGGATAATATTTCGTTATTAGCTGGTGCGATAAGATGTGGAGAGACAAGATTAATTGATCACGTTTTTCTAATGAAAAGAAAGCCGATTATTGCAATTGATGGTCCTGCAGGTTCAGGTAAAAGTACTGTAACAAAGTTAATAGCGAAGAAACTTAAACTTTTATATTTAGATACTGGAGCAATGTACAGGGCATTGAGTTGGCTTATGATAAAAGAAAGTATTAACTATAAAAAAGAAAAAAATTTACAGAATATTCTTAAAGGTATATCTATAGTTTTCAAGTCGAATACAAATTCACATCAGGATGTTTATGTTAATAACTACTGTGTTACTGAAGAAATTAGGTCGCAAAAGATAAGTTCCATAGTTTCTAAAATTTCCTCAATAAAAGAAGTAAGAGAATTCTTAGTAGAAGAACAAAGAAAAATTGGAGAATCAGGCGGACTTGTAGCTGAGGGAAGAGATATAGGAACTACTGTTTTTCCTCATGCAGAACTTAAAATATTTTTAACTGCTAGCATCGATGAAAGAGCAAAAAGAAGAAAATCTGATAAAAATAGTAAAGACTCACAAGAAATAGACCTTCATACATTAAAAGAACTTATAAAGAAAAGAGATTTTGAAGATTCCAATAGGGAAATTTCGCCTCTAATTAAGGCGAATGATGCAATAGAAATTATTACCGACGGATATACAATTAATGAGGTAGTGGATAAAGTTATTGATCTTTACAATGACAAGATTCCTAAAGAGACTGAGATCAAATAA
- the purM gene encoding phosphoribosylformylglycinamidine cyclo-ligase, protein MDYKTSGVDIEAGREFVSEIKQAVEGTHTSNVIEGIGGFGGLFRIPIDSFKKPVLVSGTDGVGTKLELAQSKNFHFEVGIDLVAMCMNDIITSGAKPLFFLDYIATGKLDKKQLLRVVQGISHGCGENNCSLLGGETAEMPGFYSKNKYDLAGFCVGIVDEDELINGKKISENDLIIALKSNGVHSNGFSLVRKIIQNNNQIDKEFEKVSHLNFYAELLKPTKIYNNVINQMLSEDIEIKAMSHITGGGIPENLPRCIPSDFIPYINTSSWQIPTLFKFLKEKGSIPEKDFWNTFNLGVGFCLIIDKQFKEAILSICKDHDIDSWEIGKIVRKTDSTISKFLPGILT, encoded by the coding sequence ATGGATTACAAAACATCAGGTGTTGATATAGAAGCTGGGCGAGAATTTGTTTCCGAAATTAAACAGGCAGTTGAAGGAACTCATACATCTAATGTGATTGAGGGTATTGGCGGGTTCGGAGGTTTGTTTAGAATTCCTATCGATAGTTTTAAAAAACCAGTTCTTGTTTCAGGGACTGATGGTGTTGGAACAAAATTAGAATTAGCCCAAAGTAAAAACTTTCATTTTGAGGTTGGTATTGATTTAGTTGCTATGTGCATGAACGATATCATTACTAGTGGTGCAAAACCTTTATTTTTTCTGGATTATATTGCTACCGGTAAGCTTGATAAGAAACAATTATTGAGGGTTGTTCAGGGAATTTCACATGGATGTGGAGAAAATAATTGTTCATTACTAGGCGGAGAAACTGCTGAAATGCCTGGATTTTATTCAAAAAATAAGTATGATCTTGCAGGATTTTGTGTTGGAATAGTTGATGAGGATGAGCTTATTAATGGTAAAAAAATATCTGAAAATGACTTAATAATTGCCTTAAAAAGTAATGGAGTTCATAGTAACGGCTTTAGTTTAGTAAGAAAAATTATTCAAAACAATAATCAAATAGATAAAGAATTTGAAAAAGTTTCTCACTTAAATTTTTATGCTGAGTTATTGAAACCTACAAAAATTTACAATAATGTGATTAACCAAATGTTATCTGAAGATATAGAAATTAAAGCAATGTCTCATATAACTGGAGGAGGAATTCCAGAAAATTTGCCAAGATGTATTCCTTCTGATTTTATTCCTTATATCAATACCAGTTCATGGCAAATACCTACTTTATTTAAATTCCTTAAAGAGAAAGGATCTATTCCCGAAAAAGATTTTTGGAATACTTTCAATCTTGGAGTGGGATTTTGTTTAATTATTGATAAACAATTTAAGGAAGCGATATTAAGTATCTGTAAAGATCATGATATAGATAGTTGGGAAATTGGAAAGATAGTTAGAAAAACTGATTCAACAATTAGTAAATTTTTGCCAGGAATTTTAACTTAA
- a CDS encoding lipid-A-disaccharide synthase-related protein, translating into MSHSLLFICNGHGEDVIASEIIKRLLKKIKNKNIEVLPLVGNGDVFNSIKSKNFRKIGYLKELPSGGFSNQSLRGFVLDLLAGFLIDNLRNFLLVKKKSKNNCKIIAVGDFLPLLYAWSSECDFSFIGTPKSDHTWSSGPGWDLSDFYHRLKGSEWDPWEIFLMKSPRCKNLIMRDKITANNLYKKNIDAKYLGNPMMDFVNVTNDKISNIISFKRIILLVGSRYPEALKNLDNFLNCLQDFDLSKDLLILLPLSINANVIQIQNYLNKYGFIKQSKVKFLIDEDSVWKKKDQYVVIGKGKFNLWANMAEVGLSNAGTATEQIAGLGIPSLSLPGPGPQFTKSFAKRQSRLLGGSVLVCKNKKILLKRLSLLLKGKVDRLEQAKIGKKRMGESGASKKIVDAINLHLLS; encoded by the coding sequence GTGTCTCATTCTCTATTATTTATATGCAATGGTCATGGAGAAGATGTAATCGCATCGGAGATAATAAAAAGATTACTAAAAAAAATAAAAAATAAAAATATTGAAGTTTTGCCGTTAGTAGGAAATGGAGATGTATTTAATTCCATAAAATCAAAGAATTTTCGTAAAATAGGATATTTAAAAGAGCTGCCTAGTGGAGGTTTTAGCAATCAAAGCCTGAGGGGATTTGTACTTGATTTGTTAGCAGGATTTTTAATCGATAATTTAAGAAATTTTCTACTTGTGAAAAAGAAGTCAAAAAATAACTGCAAAATTATCGCAGTAGGCGATTTCTTGCCATTACTCTACGCTTGGAGTTCAGAATGCGACTTTAGTTTTATTGGAACCCCCAAAAGTGATCATACTTGGAGTAGTGGGCCAGGTTGGGATTTAAGCGATTTTTATCATAGGTTGAAAGGTTCTGAATGGGATCCATGGGAAATCTTTCTAATGAAATCTCCAAGATGTAAAAATTTAATTATGAGAGATAAAATTACAGCTAATAATTTGTATAAAAAAAATATTGATGCAAAATACTTAGGTAATCCAATGATGGATTTTGTCAATGTAACAAACGATAAGATATCAAATATTATTTCTTTTAAAAGGATTATTTTATTAGTTGGAAGTAGATATCCTGAAGCTCTTAAAAATCTTGATAATTTTCTAAATTGTTTGCAAGATTTTGATTTATCAAAGGATTTATTAATACTCTTGCCTTTGAGCATTAATGCGAATGTGATTCAAATTCAAAATTATTTAAATAAATATGGTTTTATAAAACAGAGTAAAGTTAAATTTCTTATTGATGAAGATTCAGTATGGAAAAAGAAAGATCAATATGTAGTGATTGGAAAAGGTAAATTCAATTTATGGGCCAATATGGCAGAAGTTGGTTTGTCTAATGCAGGAACTGCTACAGAGCAAATTGCTGGCCTTGGAATTCCATCTCTTTCTTTACCGGGACCTGGACCACAATTTACAAAATCATTTGCAAAAAGGCAATCAAGATTATTGGGAGGTAGTGTTTTAGTTTGCAAAAACAAAAAAATTCTTTTAAAACGTTTAAGTTTACTTTTAAAAGGAAAAGTTGATAGGTTAGAACAAGCAAAAATTGGAAAAAAAAGAATGGGGGAATCCGGAGCAAGTAAGAAAATCGTAGATGCCATAAACCTTCATTTGTTATCTTAG
- a CDS encoding 15,16-dihydrobiliverdin:ferredoxin oxidoreductase: MFDSLVDFLKTNIDQLNGHEVQISGEFREHHNEDSKYIIKNWLFSSPEYRKWRITRLDGGKKLQVFNTVAYPNFDSELPILGADILWFGTSQKLLAILDYQPLIQESKYLEKYCSSLGSIKKKYSAFDNNKMKNIYDSKKYFSPWVIICRGNKLNLDRDLKNIFHSFVNNYLNIYKSNPVNQFLNAEEIKINQIKYDKYSFEKDPADKLFKSFFGEKWTKKFINKFLFTLNNEIIH; the protein is encoded by the coding sequence ATGTTTGATTCATTAGTTGATTTCCTTAAAACCAATATTGATCAATTAAATGGACATGAGGTACAAATATCTGGTGAATTCAGAGAACATCACAATGAAGACTCAAAATATATTATTAAAAATTGGCTTTTTTCATCTCCCGAATATAGAAAGTGGCGAATAACAAGATTAGATGGTGGCAAAAAACTGCAAGTGTTTAATACGGTCGCATATCCTAATTTTGATAGTGAACTTCCTATTTTAGGAGCTGATATTTTATGGTTTGGAACTTCTCAAAAGTTATTAGCAATACTTGATTATCAACCTTTAATTCAAGAAAGCAAATATCTTGAAAAATATTGTTCAAGTTTAGGTAGTATTAAGAAAAAATATTCTGCATTTGATAATAATAAAATGAAGAATATATATGATTCAAAAAAGTATTTCTCCCCATGGGTGATTATATGTAGAGGAAATAAATTAAATCTTGATAGAGATTTAAAAAATATATTCCATTCATTTGTAAATAATTATTTGAACATTTATAAATCGAATCCTGTTAATCAATTTTTAAATGCAGAAGAAATAAAGATTAATCAAATTAAATATGATAAGTACAGTTTTGAAAAAGACCCTGCAGATAAATTGTTTAAATCTTTTTTTGGCGAAAAATGGACAAAAAAATTTATCAATAAATTTCTATTTACATTAAATAATGAGATTATTCATTGA
- a CDS encoding heme oxygenase (biliverdin-producing) — protein MAVALAGQLREGTKKSHTMAENTGFVACFLKGVVEKKSYRKLISDLYFVYEAMEEEIERLVNEEHPVIKPIGFKSLFRKETLVNDLKFYFGENWKNEINISHSAKEYVERIREVAKNSPELLVGHHYTRYIGDLSGGQILKRIAKKALNLQGNDGLNFYEFELIADEKKFKEEYSLTLNQLPINQNMADQIIDEANQAFTYNMKMFKELEGNLIAVLGKIVFNYITKKVRKGSTET, from the coding sequence ATGGCAGTCGCTCTTGCAGGACAATTAAGAGAAGGGACAAAAAAATCCCACACTATGGCGGAAAATACTGGCTTTGTGGCTTGTTTTTTAAAAGGAGTTGTTGAAAAAAAATCTTATAGAAAATTAATTAGTGATTTATATTTTGTTTATGAAGCCATGGAAGAGGAAATTGAAAGACTGGTTAATGAGGAACATCCCGTCATAAAACCTATAGGTTTTAAATCATTATTCAGGAAAGAAACTCTTGTAAATGATCTTAAATTTTATTTTGGTGAAAACTGGAAGAATGAAATTAATATTTCGCACTCAGCAAAAGAATATGTCGAAAGAATCCGAGAGGTCGCAAAAAATTCACCTGAGCTCTTAGTTGGTCATCACTACACTCGCTATATAGGAGATTTATCTGGGGGGCAAATCTTGAAAAGGATCGCTAAAAAAGCATTAAATTTGCAGGGAAATGATGGTTTAAATTTTTATGAGTTTGAATTAATTGCTGATGAAAAAAAATTCAAGGAAGAATATTCCCTTACTTTGAATCAACTTCCGATAAATCAAAATATGGCTGATCAAATTATTGATGAAGCTAATCAAGCTTTTACTTACAATATGAAAATGTTTAAGGAGCTTGAAGGTAACTTGATTGCTGTTTTAGGCAAGATTGTATTCAATTACATTACAAAAAAAGTTAGGAAAGGAAGTACCGAGACCTAA
- a CDS encoding low molecular weight protein-tyrosine-phosphatase encodes MNKISVLFVCLGNICRSPAAEAIFIRLLEKNGLTDAFIVDSAGTGSWHIGKKADSRMRIAAERRDINILSKARQITSKDFDEFNYILAMDDSNFKNIQDLKNRTASTGFAAIKKIQDFRSVFNEQEVPDPYFGGDEGFDYVLDILEDSVNGFLESIS; translated from the coding sequence ATGAATAAAATTTCTGTTCTTTTTGTATGTTTGGGAAATATTTGTAGGTCTCCTGCAGCAGAAGCTATCTTTATAAGACTACTTGAAAAGAATGGATTAACCGATGCCTTTATTGTTGATTCTGCTGGAACTGGGAGTTGGCATATTGGAAAAAAAGCTGACTCTAGGATGAGAATTGCGGCAGAACGAAGAGATATAAATATCTTAAGCAAGGCTCGTCAAATTACTAGCAAAGATTTTGACGAATTTAACTATATTCTTGCGATGGACGATTCAAATTTTAAAAATATTCAAGATCTTAAAAATAGAACAGCTTCAACTGGTTTTGCAGCGATAAAAAAAATACAAGATTTTAGATCTGTTTTTAATGAGCAAGAAGTTCCTGACCCATATTTTGGTGGTGATGAAGGCTTTGATTATGTCCTTGATATTCTAGAAGACTCTGTAAACGGTTTTTTGGAAAGTATTTCTTGA
- a CDS encoding ribonuclease H-like domain-containing protein, with protein sequence MTIENKNIDLLYSDLTEDLYNLYKKSSYLAIDTEAMGLIHGRDRLCLVQICNELKRTSCIKIELNTSSAPHLKKLLEDEKITKIFHYARFDVAALKCNLEINTKNIFCTKIASKLARTYTNKHGLKDLINELLGIELDKSSQSSDWGSNEDLTKDQLDYAANDVRYLIEAMHKLKVILERENRYELAQKCFETVSVHADLDILKFSNIFEH encoded by the coding sequence ATGACTATTGAAAATAAAAATATTGATCTTCTTTATAGCGATTTAACAGAAGATTTATACAATCTTTATAAAAAATCATCCTACCTAGCTATTGACACTGAAGCAATGGGTTTAATTCATGGAAGAGATAGACTCTGTTTAGTACAAATATGCAATGAATTAAAAAGAACATCGTGTATAAAAATCGAACTTAATACATCTTCTGCGCCTCATTTAAAAAAACTTCTTGAAGATGAAAAAATTACTAAAATATTTCACTATGCAAGATTTGATGTAGCAGCTCTAAAATGCAATCTTGAAATTAATACAAAAAATATTTTTTGTACAAAAATTGCTAGTAAGTTGGCAAGAACCTATACAAATAAACACGGTTTAAAGGATTTAATTAATGAATTGTTAGGTATAGAACTGGACAAAAGCTCGCAAAGTAGTGATTGGGGTAGCAACGAAGATTTAACAAAAGATCAATTAGATTATGCAGCAAATGATGTTAGATATTTAATTGAAGCTATGCATAAATTAAAAGTTATCTTAGAAAGAGAGAATAGATATGAATTAGCTCAAAAATGTTTCGAAACAGTTTCTGTACATGCTGATTTAGACATACTAAAATTCTCAAATATTTTTGAACATTAA
- a CDS encoding Mrp/NBP35 family ATP-binding protein → MTTIEDANFVLRKVLDAGSQKNVIELGWIKNVRVTIPRVILTLSLPSFANSQRDRIVQEVRGLLLDFEDIDDVQIEIDNNPSKTESQNQNNAPELQKIDGIRHIIAVSSGKGGVGKSTIAVNLACSLAKLGLKTGLLDADIYGPNTPSMMGVSEQNPKVTEGSGSDQRLIPIHKYGISLVSMGFLIEEGQPVIWRGPMLNSIIRQFLYQVEWNNLDFLVIDLPPGTGDAQISLSQSVPISGAVVVTTPQQVSLQDARRGLAMFKQLGVPLLGIVENMSVFIPPDMPGKKYEIFGKGGGQTLAKENDLPLLAQIPIEIPLVDDSNKGVPISVSQPNKESSVVFGNLAQLIKNQFINS, encoded by the coding sequence ATGACCACAATAGAAGATGCGAATTTTGTTTTACGAAAAGTTCTAGATGCTGGATCGCAGAAAAATGTAATTGAATTAGGTTGGATTAAAAATGTAAGAGTAACGATACCGAGAGTAATCCTAACATTATCATTACCATCGTTTGCAAATTCTCAGAGAGATAGAATTGTACAAGAGGTTAGAGGTTTACTACTGGATTTTGAAGATATTGATGATGTTCAAATAGAGATAGATAATAATCCTTCCAAAACAGAATCTCAAAATCAAAATAATGCTCCTGAGTTGCAGAAGATTGATGGTATTCGACATATCATAGCTGTTAGCAGCGGTAAAGGTGGAGTTGGAAAAAGTACCATTGCAGTTAATCTCGCTTGTTCTCTAGCTAAATTAGGCTTAAAAACTGGTTTGCTGGATGCGGATATATATGGACCTAATACTCCCTCAATGATGGGAGTTTCCGAACAGAATCCAAAGGTTACAGAAGGTAGTGGTAGTGATCAAAGGTTAATACCAATACATAAATATGGAATTTCTTTGGTATCTATGGGTTTCCTCATTGAAGAAGGTCAGCCAGTTATATGGAGAGGACCAATGCTTAATAGTATTATCCGACAATTTTTGTACCAAGTTGAATGGAATAATCTTGATTTTTTGGTTATTGACTTGCCTCCAGGAACAGGAGACGCTCAAATATCCCTTTCTCAATCTGTGCCTATTTCTGGGGCTGTAGTGGTCACTACTCCTCAACAAGTATCTTTGCAAGATGCGAGGAGGGGATTAGCAATGTTTAAACAACTCGGTGTACCTTTACTGGGAATTGTAGAAAATATGTCAGTATTTATTCCTCCAGATATGCCAGGTAAAAAATATGAAATTTTTGGTAAAGGTGGAGGACAAACATTAGCTAAAGAAAATGACTTACCATTATTAGCTCAAATTCCTATTGAAATCCCTCTTGTTGATGATAGTAATAAAGGTGTACCAATCTCAGTAAGCCAGCCCAATAAAGAAAGTTCTGTTGTATTTGGTAATTTAGCTCAATTAATTAAGAATCAATTTATTAATAGCTAG
- a CDS encoding phycoerythrobilin:ferredoxin oxidoreductase yields the protein MLIQDTIFYRPDWRWHNFLKYLTSNLSKYNCLEKKIPSEYSYKDSTYGSKKSKKNVNLSTWGVTHKKRIQFARAVCINSPNYSVLNFLIIPNTIYNVPFFGVDFVSLPNSYLIVLDFQPSLKIQNQYNNELLDKLIKLKNHCHSSLPLAEKMSADVARFFSPGVIWSKLPKEERSDFLITNQLYTSFKKYLDLYLEILFESKEVNIEMQKELINGQNNYLNYRRDNDPARPMLSSLFGKEFTESLIEEVLFTT from the coding sequence ATGTTAATACAAGATACTATTTTTTATAGGCCAGATTGGAGATGGCATAATTTCTTAAAATATTTAACAAGCAATTTAAGTAAATATAACTGTTTAGAAAAAAAAATACCCTCGGAATATTCTTATAAAGATTCAACTTATGGTTCAAAGAAATCAAAAAAAAATGTGAATCTATCTACTTGGGGTGTAACGCATAAAAAAAGAATTCAATTCGCAAGGGCAGTTTGTATAAATAGTCCAAATTATTCTGTTTTAAATTTTTTAATTATTCCTAATACTATTTATAACGTTCCATTTTTTGGAGTAGATTTTGTTTCTCTACCTAATAGTTATTTAATAGTGTTAGATTTTCAGCCTTCATTGAAAATACAAAATCAATACAATAATGAGTTATTAGATAAACTTATAAAACTCAAAAATCATTGTCATTCATCACTCCCATTAGCTGAAAAAATGTCTGCGGACGTAGCTAGATTTTTTTCTCCAGGAGTAATATGGTCAAAATTACCAAAAGAAGAAAGAAGTGATTTTTTAATTACTAATCAGCTTTATACCTCATTTAAGAAATATCTTGATTTGTATTTGGAAATTCTTTTCGAAAGCAAAGAAGTCAATATTGAAATGCAAAAAGAATTAATAAACGGTCAAAATAATTATTTGAATTATAGAAGAGATAACGATCCAGCAAGGCCAATGTTGTCGAGTTTGTTTGGTAAAGAATTTACTGAATCTTTAATTGAAGAAGTTTTATTTACTACTTAA
- a CDS encoding cofactor assembly of complex C subunit B: MSYSLNSTLLLTILLAIGLFFFLRASSKDRTTIVEISSSQQPIKVLNGLCEWLNLRGWKQTGGDFEQRILIFKGQVVSSKFLAIFLGFLGGFGSCALGLVIIQIYPELGWWPILLGLIGGPLSGIVYFKKSAREEKFELRLINKNENDSTFMRLRAHRDELISLENELGEKLQLKSDGSLFKTPI; encoded by the coding sequence ATGTCATATTCCTTAAATTCAACATTATTGCTGACAATTCTCTTGGCTATAGGATTATTTTTTTTTCTTAGGGCTTCTAGTAAAGATAGAACAACCATAGTTGAGATTTCATCTTCTCAGCAGCCAATTAAGGTTTTAAATGGTTTATGTGAATGGCTTAATTTGAGGGGATGGAAGCAAACAGGAGGAGATTTTGAACAAAGAATTTTAATATTCAAGGGTCAAGTTGTTTCTAGTAAATTTTTAGCAATTTTTTTAGGTTTTCTTGGTGGTTTTGGTTCTTGTGCTTTGGGATTAGTAATTATTCAAATATATCCTGAATTAGGTTGGTGGCCTATTCTTTTGGGATTAATTGGTGGCCCTTTGTCTGGAATTGTCTATTTTAAAAAATCAGCAAGAGAAGAGAAATTTGAATTAAGGTTGATCAACAAAAATGAAAATGATTCAACTTTTATGAGACTTAGAGCCCATAGGGATGAATTAATCTCTTTAGAAAATGAACTCGGAGAAAAACTTCAATTGAAAAGTGACGGTTCTTTATTTAAAACACCTATTTAA